From a region of the Pongo pygmaeus isolate AG05252 chromosome 5, NHGRI_mPonPyg2-v2.0_pri, whole genome shotgun sequence genome:
- the LOC129038765 gene encoding LOW QUALITY PROTEIN: olfactory receptor 2H1 (The sequence of the model RefSeq protein was modified relative to this genomic sequence to represent the inferred CDS: substituted 1 base at 1 genomic stop codon) has product MVNQSSPMGFLLLGFSEHPALERTLFMVVFTSYLLTLVGNTLIILLSVLDTRLHSPMYFFLSNLSFLDLCFTTSCVPQMLVNLWGPKKTISFLGCSVQLFIFLSLGTTECILLTVMAFDHYVAICQPLHYATIIHPRLCWQLASVGWVMGLVQSIVQTPPTLHLPFCPHRQIDDFLCEVPSLIXLSCGDTSYNEIQLAVSSVIFVVVPLSLILASYGAIAHAVLRINSATAWRKAFGTCSSHLTVVTLFYSSVIAVYLQPKNPYAQGRGKLFGLFYAVGTPSLNPLIYTLRNKEIKQALRRLLGKERDSRENWRAA; this is encoded by the coding sequence ATGGTTAACCAAAGCTCCCCCATGGGCTTCCTCCTTCTGGGCTTCTCTGAACACCCAGCACTGGAAAGGACTCTCTTCATGGTTGTCTTCACTTCCTACCTCTTGACCCTGGTGGGCAACACACTCATCATCCTGCTGTCTGTGCTGGACACCAGGCTCCACTCTCCAATGTACTTTTTCCTCTCCAACCTCTCCTTCTTGGACCTTTGCTTTACCACAAGTTGTGTCCCCCAGATGCTGGTCAACCTCTGGGGCCCAAAGAAGACCATCAGCTTCCTGGGCTGCTCTGTCCAGCTCTTCATCTTCTTGTCCCTGGGGACCACTGAGTGCATCCTCCTGACAGTCATGGCCTTTGACCACTACGTGGCTATCTGCCAGCCCCTCCACTATGCCACCATCATCCACCCCCGCCTGTGCTGGCAGCTGGCATCTGTGGGCTGGGTTATGGGTCTGGTCCAATCAATAGTCCAGACACCACCCACCCTCCACTTGCCTTTCTGTCCCCACCGGCAGATAGATGACTTTTTATGTGAGGTCCCATCTCTGATTTGACTCTCCTGTGGAGACACCTCCTACAATGAAATCCAGTTGGCTGTGTCCAGTGTCATCTTCGTGGTTGTGCCCCTCAGCCTCATCCTTGCCTCTTATGGAGCCATTGCCCATGCAGTGCTGAGGATTAACTCTGCCACAGCATGGAGAAAGGCCTTTGGGACCTGCTCCTCCCATCTCACTGTGGTCACCCTCTTCTACAGCTCAGTCATTGCTGTCTACCTCCAGCCCAAAAATCCCTATGCTCAAGGGAGGGGTAAGTTATTTGGTCTCTTCTATGCAGTAGGCACCCCTTCACTTAACCCTCTCATATACACCCTGAGGAACAAGGAGATAAAGCAGGCACTCAGGAGGTtactggggaaagaaagagactCCAGGGAAAACTGGAGAGCTGCTTAA